Proteins encoded within one genomic window of Empedobacter falsenii:
- a CDS encoding SusC/RagA family TonB-linked outer membrane protein, which produces MRISKIKLFTLLLLPIASFAQEEIKVSGTVKSSINNSPLNGVDIYVDGTTYETITDENGFYEIVVPDNSTLTITYDGYEIQTIPVNKKGIIDIKLKDLVAAEQQNLNEVVVIGYTTVRRDELTGSVASVNADQIKDMAVNSAAEAIQGRLAGVQVSMSEGAPGADVTIKVRGGTSITQDNSPLYIVDGIQVENALSILSPQEIASIDVLKDAASTAIYGARGANGVVLITTKSGFNMPTQVTYSNYTGFREIQNKLEVMTPYEFVRYQYELYNINNDEQLANSFRKRYGDFSDIDIYKSMEARDWQEEVFGRKAFSQNHNVSLVGGNKSTDFSLNLNHINEDGIMLNSGYKRNLANFKLNHKISDKVKTGVSFRYSKDKIMGAGTSNTGSQSNNRLRNSVRYQPFAAPGNESYVDFFDPDYYAQTNLTSPVLLANNEVREDERQNLLMNGYLSWQIVKGLTFKSVFGYVQTDRNDNSFYGNITSVAMANANLPVVDLRASQTRRISNSNTLQYSPKLGSNHKLDVMIGQEIVKTDGETSRTYIKWLPKNISANQAFSNLQSAVPPAGMVQDPVSTSVNVDRLASFFGQVNYSFNKKYMLTLSVRTDGSSVFSPDNRYATFPSASFAWNVARENFLKDSSWIDELKLRLSYGTSGNNRIEPFLYSTFFSSSSNWGYSFDNAVVPGLAPNERLANSGAKWEKTISKNIGLDYTLFNKRVYGSIDAYITNTKDLLLLAKIPQTGGYEYQYQNSGETENKGIEFTIGADIAKSKNFKWNVNFNISHNQNVIKSLGKDVTGDGLQYYYQSSGWVNNLQDFKVEVGKPIGQFYGYVTDGWYKVSDFDYNASTQKYTLKAGVASTSAAALGSKDVRPGDLKLKDLNNDGKIDDNDKTVLGNAQAKFYGGFNQQFQWKNIDLSMFFTYSVGNKVYNANKVEFTTQYLYRDNNMLKAVAGAWRNFDDNGNRVTDPTQLEALNANATFWSPPSGNYILHSYAIEDGSYLRLSNVTVGYSLPEDMLAKTKFISKVRIYATINNLFTITGYSGYDPEANTRRTSPLTPGVDYAAYPRSRFFLTGINVTF; this is translated from the coding sequence ATGAGGATCTCTAAAATTAAGTTATTCACGCTTTTGCTTCTACCAATTGCGAGTTTTGCGCAGGAAGAAATAAAAGTTTCCGGAACGGTTAAATCATCTATAAATAATTCACCTCTTAATGGAGTTGATATTTATGTAGATGGGACAACATATGAAACAATTACAGATGAAAATGGATTTTATGAAATTGTTGTTCCAGATAACTCGACTTTAACCATTACCTATGATGGCTATGAAATACAGACTATTCCTGTCAATAAAAAAGGAATAATCGATATAAAACTGAAAGATCTTGTTGCAGCAGAGCAACAAAATCTAAATGAAGTTGTTGTAATTGGATATACAACTGTAAGACGTGATGAATTAACAGGTTCTGTGGCAAGTGTAAATGCTGATCAAATAAAAGATATGGCGGTAAACTCTGCTGCTGAAGCTATACAAGGTCGATTGGCTGGTGTACAAGTTAGTATGTCCGAAGGTGCGCCAGGAGCTGATGTTACAATTAAAGTTCGCGGAGGTACATCGATTACACAAGACAACAGCCCTCTATATATCGTAGATGGAATACAAGTAGAAAATGCTTTATCTATTTTATCTCCACAAGAGATTGCAAGTATTGATGTTCTAAAAGATGCTGCTTCTACTGCAATTTATGGTGCGCGTGGTGCAAATGGTGTTGTACTTATTACGACAAAAAGTGGTTTCAACATGCCTACACAAGTCACTTATTCTAATTACACTGGATTTAGAGAAATTCAGAATAAGTTAGAAGTAATGACTCCATATGAATTTGTACGTTATCAGTATGAATTGTATAATATTAATAATGATGAACAATTAGCAAATTCTTTCAGAAAAAGATATGGGGATTTTAGCGATATTGACATCTATAAAAGTATGGAAGCGAGAGATTGGCAAGAAGAAGTTTTTGGAAGAAAAGCTTTTTCTCAAAATCATAACGTTTCACTTGTAGGAGGAAATAAATCGACTGATTTCAGTTTAAATTTAAATCACATCAACGAAGATGGAATTATGCTAAATTCTGGTTACAAAAGAAATTTAGCAAACTTCAAATTAAATCATAAAATCAGCGACAAAGTAAAAACTGGCGTTAGTTTTAGATATAGTAAAGATAAAATCATGGGAGCTGGTACATCAAATACAGGTTCTCAATCAAATAACAGACTTCGTAATTCAGTGAGATATCAACCTTTTGCTGCTCCAGGAAACGAGTCATACGTAGACTTCTTCGATCCAGATTATTACGCACAAACAAACCTTACAAGTCCTGTTTTGTTGGCGAATAATGAAGTAAGAGAAGACGAAAGACAAAACCTTTTGATGAATGGTTATTTGTCTTGGCAAATTGTCAAAGGATTAACCTTCAAATCTGTTTTTGGTTATGTACAAACAGATCGTAATGACAATAGTTTTTATGGAAATATCACAAGTGTCGCAATGGCAAATGCTAATCTTCCTGTGGTTGATCTACGCGCAAGTCAAACAAGAAGAATCTCTAATTCAAATACACTACAATATTCACCAAAATTAGGTTCTAATCATAAATTAGATGTGATGATTGGACAAGAAATTGTAAAAACAGACGGAGAAACATCAAGAACATATATCAAATGGTTACCAAAAAATATTTCGGCTAATCAAGCATTTTCTAATTTGCAAAGTGCGGTTCCTCCAGCAGGAATGGTTCAAGATCCAGTTTCGACATCAGTAAATGTAGATCGATTGGCTTCGTTTTTTGGGCAAGTTAATTATTCGTTCAATAAAAAATATATGTTAACGCTTTCTGTCAGAACAGACGGATCGAGTGTTTTCTCTCCTGATAATCGCTATGCTACATTCCCTTCTGCTTCATTTGCTTGGAATGTTGCAAGAGAAAATTTCTTAAAAGATTCTTCTTGGATTGACGAATTAAAATTACGTTTAAGCTATGGTACTTCGGGTAATAACCGCATCGAGCCATTCTTATATTCAACATTCTTCAGTAGTTCAAGTAACTGGGGATATTCATTTGATAATGCTGTAGTTCCAGGTTTAGCACCTAATGAAAGGTTGGCAAATTCGGGTGCGAAATGGGAAAAAACAATTTCTAAAAACATTGGATTAGATTATACTTTATTCAATAAACGTGTTTATGGTAGTATCGATGCTTATATTACAAATACAAAAGACTTATTATTATTAGCTAAAATACCTCAAACAGGCGGATACGAATACCAATATCAAAACTCTGGTGAAACGGAAAACAAAGGAATTGAATTTACAATAGGTGCTGATATTGCGAAATCTAAAAACTTTAAATGGAATGTAAACTTCAATATTTCTCATAATCAAAATGTTATCAAATCTTTAGGTAAAGATGTAACTGGTGATGGTCTACAATACTATTATCAATCATCTGGATGGGTAAATAATTTGCAAGATTTCAAAGTTGAAGTTGGTAAACCTATTGGACAATTCTATGGTTATGTAACAGACGGATGGTACAAAGTGAGCGATTTCGATTATAACGCTTCAACTCAAAAATATACATTAAAAGCTGGTGTTGCAAGTACTTCTGCTGCTGCATTAGGTTCAAAAGATGTACGTCCTGGAGATTTAAAATTAAAAGATTTGAATAATGATGGAAAAATCGATGATAATGATAAAACTGTTTTAGGAAATGCGCAAGCAAAATTCTATGGTGGATTTAATCAACAATTTCAATGGAAAAACATCGATCTAAGTATGTTCTTCACTTATTCTGTTGGTAATAAAGTTTACAATGCCAATAAAGTTGAATTTACAACACAATATTTATACCGCGACAATAATATGTTAAAAGCTGTTGCTGGAGCTTGGAGAAATTTTGACGACAACGGAAATCGAGTAACAGATCCTACACAATTAGAAGCTTTAAACGCAAATGCTACATTTTGGTCACCTCCTTCTGGAAACTATATTTTACATTCTTATGCCATCGAAGATGGATCTTATTTAAGATTAAGCAACGTTACAGTTGGGTATTCTTTACCAGAAGATATGTTAGCAAAAACGAAATTTATTAGTAAAGTAAGAATCTACGCTACAATCAATAATTTATTTACAATTACTGGTTATTCGGGTTATGATCCTGAAGCAAATACAAGACGTACAAGTCCTTTAACTCCTGGAGTTGATTATGCTGCCTATCCACGAAGCAGATTTTTCTTAACAGGTATTAATGTTACTTTCTAA
- a CDS encoding RagB/SusD family nutrient uptake outer membrane protein, which translates to MKKIVILLLALSTTYSCSDFLEEENLSNVAAEQYYTTAEGFTSLVNANYAQLKNIYGKEPWLFVAGTDLYARGRTAEPPGLSQYTELNASSEGVDHLYKNCYTAIQAANMALYYSDKTAASSNLNKQIGELKYLRANAYFLLVQTYGDVSLVTEYINTPQLSFDRTSSKDVYQFIIKELEESLKLVGNTAYNGHVNTKAVQHLLALVHLTRGYETFGTNDDFTTAAQYADNVIAGQALSLSFEQLWKPGNEINAETIFSVQYSAASTSTDPFNLGHAQSSYFGPYHGGSEVAGKAPYRTYSLCPTQFALDLYTQDDTRWNATFMGEVYDRYFDYFDVSDHSTLTVKHYYEPKWFAKNDTYKANYIAKNPGVEYHSYGTYAAESNPNFDYQTIPVKKFDDPKAPFGKFTNTRDIILSRLADTYLIASEAYLKAGNISTALQRINEVRKRAGVQNVTASNMNIDFILDERAREMLGEYNRWFDLKRTGKLVERASKYNFLIKQSNFNGNNGQLKILRPIPQAAIDLNQNSNFKQNPAY; encoded by the coding sequence ATGAAAAAAATCGTTATATTATTACTAGCTTTAAGCACAACATATTCTTGCAGTGATTTTTTAGAAGAAGAAAACCTTTCTAACGTAGCTGCAGAACAATACTATACAACCGCAGAAGGATTTACTTCATTGGTTAATGCAAATTATGCTCAATTAAAAAATATTTATGGAAAAGAGCCTTGGCTTTTTGTCGCAGGAACAGATTTATATGCAAGAGGAAGAACAGCTGAACCACCAGGTTTAAGTCAATACACAGAACTTAATGCTTCGTCAGAAGGAGTAGATCATCTTTATAAAAATTGCTATACGGCTATTCAAGCTGCAAATATGGCATTGTATTATTCAGATAAAACAGCAGCTTCTTCTAACTTAAACAAGCAAATTGGAGAATTAAAATACCTAAGAGCAAACGCCTATTTCTTGTTGGTACAAACCTATGGAGATGTAAGTTTGGTTACAGAATATATTAATACACCACAATTAAGTTTTGATAGAACTTCTTCAAAAGACGTTTATCAATTTATTATCAAAGAATTAGAAGAGTCATTAAAATTAGTTGGAAATACGGCTTACAATGGGCATGTTAATACAAAAGCTGTTCAGCATTTATTAGCATTAGTTCACTTAACACGCGGTTACGAAACTTTTGGAACAAATGATGATTTTACAACAGCAGCTCAATATGCAGATAACGTTATTGCTGGGCAAGCTCTTTCACTTTCGTTCGAACAATTGTGGAAACCTGGCAACGAAATCAATGCAGAAACTATTTTTTCTGTTCAATACAGCGCAGCTTCAACAAGTACAGATCCTTTTAATTTAGGTCATGCACAAAGTAGTTATTTTGGACCATATCATGGTGGATCAGAAGTTGCAGGTAAAGCTCCTTATCGTACATATAGCTTATGCCCTACTCAGTTTGCACTTGATTTATACACTCAAGATGACACACGTTGGAACGCAACTTTTATGGGTGAAGTATATGATCGTTATTTTGATTATTTTGATGTAAGCGATCATTCAACTTTAACTGTAAAGCATTATTACGAACCTAAGTGGTTTGCAAAAAATGATACATATAAGGCAAACTATATTGCAAAAAATCCAGGTGTAGAATATCATAGTTATGGAACTTATGCTGCAGAAAGCAATCCTAATTTTGATTATCAAACGATTCCTGTAAAGAAATTTGATGATCCAAAAGCTCCATTTGGAAAATTTACAAACACGAGAGACATTATTCTTTCAAGATTGGCCGATACTTATCTTATTGCTTCCGAAGCATATCTAAAAGCAGGAAATATATCTACAGCATTACAACGAATCAATGAAGTTCGTAAGCGAGCTGGTGTACAAAATGTAACTGCATCAAACATGAATATTGATTTTATTTTAGATGAAAGAGCGAGAGAAATGTTAGGTGAATATAACCGTTGGTTTGATTTAAAACGTACAGGAAAATTAGTTGAACGTGCTTCAAAATATAATTTCTTGATTAAACAATCTAATTTTAATGGAAATAATGGTCAACTTAAAATACTAAGACCTATTCCTCAGGCTGCAATTGACTTAAATCAAAATTCAAATTTCAAACAAAATCCGGCATATTAA
- a CDS encoding SusC/RagA family TonB-linked outer membrane protein — MKKSKISLFALLLLPIAAFAQENKVVSGIIKSTDGKTPLAGVEVFVEGTDLEAYTDENGYYEIEVPEDATLTILYDGYQQIEIPIKSTESFDFSLNPLENENKQLEEVVVIGYGKARKSDLTGSVGVIDASKLTERSMTNPMEAMQGNVPGVQISTSTGRIGDGFDIVIRGNNSMNADSKPLFVVDGVPTSDIDFLNPQDIARIDILKDASSTAIYGSRGSNGVVIVTTKNGSNAKGRFTVSYDTYYGVKDVARLPKMMDGSKWWYYHQSAYLATAGKDQATGQVSAQTLYNAVVGTRNTELLRRVNANETFDWFDAVLRTGMTQNNYVNLSGRSENGMGYNIGLGAQKEKGNLQNEALDKYSVNIGVDHRINDKFSVGINLNVALTEQQDGSDIAMQEAFRLNPFLNPYQYESTELAALPGKLTNQQGAFIIDKTSTYNPLLEIKNTVNETRRWNGIGNFFFEYRPLDWLSLKTTYSANYDTRRKGESWGALTSVGASNNNLSSAAINKSERFNYTWDNQVNANFEINDIHKFNILALQSIYESRYESSFQSSRNIPFETGYHNIGSGTQETYNIGSDYIKQALSSYALRANYSLLDKYLFTFSIRWDGSSILSKGNQWESFPSAAVAWKINNEEFLKASKVVSELKLRASWGYTGNNIIEPYSTTNLLTDQYYYDFNGTVANGWLPGKIANPYLTWEKTREFNVGLDYGFFKNRITGSIDIYDKLSDYLLMKQQLPYETGWTYINGNIGSVSNKGVEVALTAKIIQTKKVSWETTFTFSKNVNKIKSIYGQNTVDDIGNNLFIGESIHSYYNYVFDGVWQPDQEAEAKKYGQTVGQAKVKDINGDGKITVDDRVILGSSDPDWSGSIFTTLKVGQFDLSASLITNQGVLAYSPFHENFTNVYDRGRSKIDMDWFVPTNDAGLPAQFSNTAPQPYNEGTYWKNNKVGYYRDASFVKVKNIALGYTFDKNTLSKIGLFNSLRVYANVINPFVFTDYNGYDPEWATANFGIGRVSSVTYQLGLNVKF, encoded by the coding sequence ATGAAGAAGTCTAAAATATCATTATTTGCCCTTTTACTCTTACCTATAGCAGCTTTTGCTCAGGAGAATAAGGTTGTTTCCGGAATAATAAAATCAACTGACGGAAAAACACCTTTGGCAGGAGTAGAAGTTTTTGTAGAAGGAACCGATTTAGAAGCATATACAGATGAAAATGGATACTACGAAATTGAAGTTCCAGAAGATGCTACGCTTACAATACTTTACGACGGATATCAGCAAATTGAGATTCCTATTAAGTCTACAGAAAGTTTTGATTTTTCTTTAAATCCATTAGAAAATGAAAACAAACAGTTAGAAGAAGTTGTTGTAATTGGATATGGAAAAGCACGAAAATCAGATTTAACTGGCTCTGTTGGAGTTATTGATGCTTCTAAACTGACTGAAAGAAGTATGACTAATCCTATGGAAGCGATGCAAGGAAATGTGCCTGGTGTACAGATTTCTACTTCTACAGGTAGAATTGGGGATGGTTTTGATATTGTGATTAGAGGGAACAATTCTATGAACGCAGATTCTAAGCCTCTTTTTGTTGTAGATGGAGTTCCTACTTCTGATATAGATTTTTTAAATCCTCAAGATATTGCGCGAATTGATATTTTAAAAGACGCTTCATCCACTGCAATTTATGGTTCACGCGGATCGAATGGTGTTGTAATTGTAACGACTAAAAATGGATCGAATGCAAAAGGAAGATTCACTGTTTCTTATGATACCTATTATGGAGTAAAAGATGTGGCTCGTTTACCTAAAATGATGGACGGAAGTAAATGGTGGTATTATCATCAATCCGCTTATTTGGCAACGGCAGGAAAAGATCAGGCAACTGGACAAGTGTCTGCTCAAACATTATACAATGCAGTTGTTGGTACCAGAAATACAGAGCTTTTGAGACGTGTAAATGCAAATGAAACCTTTGATTGGTTTGATGCTGTACTTAGAACTGGAATGACGCAAAATAATTATGTTAATTTATCTGGACGTTCAGAGAACGGAATGGGCTATAATATTGGATTAGGTGCTCAAAAAGAGAAAGGAAATTTACAAAATGAAGCTTTAGATAAATACTCTGTAAATATTGGTGTTGATCATAGAATCAATGATAAATTTTCGGTTGGAATTAATCTTAATGTCGCATTAACAGAACAACAAGATGGTTCTGATATCGCTATGCAAGAGGCTTTCAGATTAAATCCATTCTTGAATCCTTATCAATACGAAAGTACTGAATTAGCTGCTTTACCAGGAAAATTAACTAATCAACAAGGTGCATTTATCATCGATAAAACATCTACTTATAATCCTCTTTTAGAGATTAAAAATACAGTAAATGAAACTAGAAGATGGAATGGTATCGGGAATTTCTTTTTCGAATATCGTCCATTAGATTGGTTATCTTTAAAAACAACCTATTCTGCAAACTATGACACAAGAAGAAAAGGTGAATCGTGGGGTGCTTTGACATCTGTTGGAGCAAGTAATAACAATTTGTCTTCTGCAGCAATTAATAAATCTGAGAGATTTAATTATACATGGGATAACCAGGTTAATGCAAATTTTGAGATTAATGATATACACAAATTCAATATTCTAGCTTTACAAAGTATTTACGAAAGTAGATATGAATCTTCATTCCAAAGCTCTAGAAATATTCCTTTTGAAACTGGTTATCACAATATAGGATCAGGAACGCAAGAAACGTATAATATTGGTTCCGATTATATCAAACAAGCTTTGAGTTCATATGCCTTACGCGCAAATTACTCTTTATTAGACAAATACTTATTTACTTTCTCTATTCGTTGGGATGGATCTTCTATTCTTTCGAAAGGAAATCAATGGGAAAGCTTCCCTTCTGCTGCCGTAGCTTGGAAAATTAATAACGAAGAGTTTTTAAAAGCAAGCAAAGTTGTATCAGAATTAAAATTAAGAGCAAGTTGGGGTTATACAGGTAATAATATTATTGAGCCATATTCTACAACAAATTTATTAACCGATCAATATTATTATGATTTTAATGGAACTGTAGCAAATGGTTGGTTACCAGGAAAAATCGCAAATCCTTACTTAACATGGGAAAAAACAAGAGAATTTAACGTTGGATTAGATTACGGATTCTTTAAAAACAGAATTACAGGATCGATTGATATTTATGATAAATTATCAGATTACTTGTTAATGAAACAACAATTACCTTACGAAACAGGATGGACATATATTAATGGAAACATCGGATCTGTAAGTAATAAAGGGGTTGAAGTTGCATTAACAGCAAAAATTATCCAAACTAAAAAAGTAAGTTGGGAAACGACATTTACATTCTCTAAAAATGTCAACAAAATCAAATCAATATATGGTCAAAACACAGTGGATGATATTGGAAACAATTTATTCATTGGAGAATCTATTCATTCGTATTACAATTATGTGTTTGATGGCGTTTGGCAACCAGATCAAGAAGCTGAGGCGAAGAAATATGGTCAAACAGTTGGTCAAGCAAAAGTAAAAGACATTAATGGAGATGGAAAAATAACGGTTGATGACCGCGTTATTTTGGGATCATCAGATCCGGATTGGTCAGGAAGTATTTTCACAACGTTAAAAGTTGGACAATTTGATTTGTCTGCTTCTTTAATTACAAATCAAGGTGTTTTAGCATATTCTCCTTTCCACGAAAACTTTACAAACGTGTATGACAGAGGTCGATCTAAAATTGATATGGACTGGTTTGTTCCAACAAATGACGCTGGATTACCTGCTCAATTCTCTAATACCGCTCCGCAACCATATAATGAAGGTACTTATTGGAAAAACAATAAAGTTGGCTATTATAGAGATGCTTCTTTTGTGAAGGTGAAAAATATCGCCTTAGGATACACATTTGACAAAAATACTTTATCTAAAATTGGATTATTCAATTCTCTAAGAGTTTATGCTAATGTAATTAATCCATTCGTTTTCACCGACTATAATGGTTATGATCCTGAGTGGGCTACAGCAAATTTTGGAATTGGACGCGTAAGTTCTGTTACTTATCAATTGGGATTAAATGTTAAATTTTAA
- a CDS encoding LacI family DNA-binding transcriptional regulator, with amino-acid sequence MKKSATIYDISEKLNISAATVSRALNDHPKISQKTKELVMKAAKELNYKQNTLAQALKSGKTNNIGIIVPYINTNFFSSLIRGIEEELSPHGYHVIICQSHEDVDLERKQLNTLLNAQVDGIFMSVSKTTEDISHIEAAKESNTPIIFFDRKKDIAGISTVTIDDYKGGYLATEHLIKQGCRRICHLSGDLRLEIYQNRYNGYIDALKDNKLTFKEEYVFPIKSSIEDGVEAIKTLWNLSSPPDGIFSASDYAALGACQQLKKKNISIPEDVAIIGFSNEPFTQYMELPISSVDQTPDIMGKISAQVFLEYMNENFSGISIEKKVVLNPQIHIRKSSKRK; translated from the coding sequence ATGAAAAAAAGTGCTACAATATATGATATTTCTGAAAAATTGAATATTAGTGCAGCTACCGTTTCGAGGGCTTTAAATGATCATCCTAAAATTAGTCAGAAAACGAAAGAGTTGGTTATGAAAGCTGCTAAAGAGCTTAATTACAAACAAAATACTTTAGCACAGGCTCTAAAAAGTGGGAAGACAAATAATATTGGGATTATTGTTCCATATATTAATACAAATTTTTTCTCATCTCTAATTCGTGGGATAGAAGAGGAGTTGTCTCCACATGGTTACCATGTTATTATTTGTCAAAGTCACGAAGATGTAGATTTAGAAAGAAAACAACTAAATACATTATTGAATGCACAGGTTGATGGTATTTTTATGTCTGTTTCTAAAACGACAGAAGATATTTCGCATATTGAAGCTGCAAAAGAATCTAATACTCCAATCATATTTTTTGACCGTAAAAAAGATATTGCAGGTATCAGCACTGTAACAATTGATGATTATAAAGGAGGATACTTAGCAACCGAACATTTGATTAAACAAGGTTGCCGAAGAATTTGTCATTTATCTGGAGATTTACGTTTGGAGATTTATCAAAATCGTTACAATGGATATATCGACGCATTGAAAGATAATAAATTGACGTTTAAAGAAGAATATGTTTTTCCAATTAAAAGTTCGATAGAAGATGGAGTTGAAGCAATAAAAACATTGTGGAATTTATCATCGCCACCAGATGGAATTTTCTCAGCCAGTGATTATGCAGCATTGGGTGCTTGTCAACAATTGAAAAAGAAAAATATTAGCATTCCAGAAGATGTTGCAATAATAGGTTTTAGTAATGAACCATTTACACAATATATGGAATTGCCTATTAGTAGTGTTGATCAGACACCAGATATAATGGGAAAAATTTCCGCTCAAGTATTTCTGGAATATATGAACGAAAATTTTTCAGGGATAAGCATAGAAAAAAAGGTTGTTTTAAATCCTCAAATTCATATTCGAAAATCTTCGAAAAGAAAATAG
- a CDS encoding UxaA family hydrolase, translating to MQKKAIKVNPTDNVIVALVDLKANEIVVVDNAEFEIQKDTNAKHKFAAIDFVENDTITMYGITVGKAVCNIKKGEVITTENVKHQSSKVEKKTATTSWTAPNIDKWKDKTFMGYHREDGQVGTENIWLFFPLVFCENRNVEILKDVFEKELLFEKPSKHQLLLRSLIQNSDENEQETGEEDTRVFKNIDVKFVTHQGGCGGIRQDAEALGRLLAGYVNNPNVAGATVLSLGCQNLQVDIFKEALHKINPDSQKPIIVYEQQKSGTVDNMLNGIIKDSFEAIKKANEIERKPAPLSKLVLGLECGGSDGFSGISANPTLGYLSDIMAAIGGTTILSEFPELCGVEQELINRCVNEKDAERFLQLMKDFEDSVVAAGSGFDMNPSPGNIKDGLITDAMKSAGAAKKGGSSPIQDVLDYTEYIKKPGLNLLCTPGNDVECTTALVGTGSNIVLFTTGLGTPTGNPVAPVVKISSNTALQEKMPDIIDFNTGEIITGNKTIEETADELLEFIIKVASGEVKVKAKILNQNDFIPWKRGVSL from the coding sequence ATGCAGAAAAAAGCTATAAAAGTTAATCCAACAGATAATGTAATTGTTGCATTAGTTGACCTAAAAGCAAATGAAATTGTAGTCGTTGATAATGCTGAATTTGAAATTCAGAAAGATACAAATGCGAAACACAAATTTGCTGCAATAGATTTTGTAGAAAATGACACGATTACGATGTATGGTATTACTGTCGGAAAAGCCGTTTGCAACATAAAAAAAGGTGAAGTTATTACGACTGAAAATGTAAAACATCAAAGTTCTAAAGTCGAAAAGAAAACGGCTACAACGTCATGGACTGCTCCAAATATCGATAAATGGAAAGATAAAACATTTATGGGGTATCACAGAGAAGACGGACAGGTTGGAACTGAAAATATTTGGTTGTTTTTTCCTTTAGTTTTTTGCGAAAACAGAAATGTCGAAATTTTGAAAGATGTTTTCGAAAAAGAATTATTATTCGAAAAACCATCTAAACATCAATTGCTTTTACGTTCGTTAATTCAGAATTCTGATGAAAATGAGCAAGAAACAGGTGAAGAAGACACAAGAGTTTTCAAAAATATTGATGTTAAATTCGTTACACATCAAGGTGGTTGTGGCGGAATTCGTCAAGATGCTGAAGCTTTAGGAAGATTGCTTGCTGGTTATGTAAATAATCCTAATGTCGCTGGTGCAACAGTTTTGAGCCTTGGTTGCCAGAATTTACAAGTTGATATTTTTAAAGAAGCTTTGCATAAAATCAATCCTGATAGTCAAAAACCTATTATCGTTTATGAGCAACAAAAATCTGGAACAGTTGATAATATGTTAAACGGAATTATTAAAGATTCGTTCGAAGCAATCAAAAAAGCCAATGAAATTGAACGTAAACCAGCTCCATTATCCAAATTAGTTTTAGGATTAGAATGTGGAGGATCAGATGGTTTTTCTGGTATTTCTGCTAATCCAACTTTAGGCTATTTATCAGATATTATGGCTGCAATTGGAGGCACAACAATTTTGTCCGAATTCCCCGAATTGTGCGGAGTTGAACAAGAATTAATCAATCGTTGTGTTAACGAAAAAGATGCCGAAAGATTTTTACAATTAATGAAAGATTTCGAAGATTCTGTTGTCGCCGCGGGTTCTGGATTCGACATGAATCCTTCTCCAGGAAATATAAAAGATGGATTAATAACAGATGCGATGAAATCTGCTGGTGCTGCCAAAAAAGGAGGTTCCTCTCCTATTCAAGATGTGTTAGATTATACAGAATATATCAAAAAACCTGGATTGAATTTACTATGTACGCCAGGAAATGATGTAGAATGTACAACTGCTTTAGTCGGAACTGGATCTAATATTGTCTTATTCACAACAGGTTTAGGAACGCCTACAGGAAATCCTGTTGCTCCTGTTGTAAAAATTTCTTCGAACACAGCATTACAAGAAAAAATGCCTGACATTATCGATTTTAACACAGGAGAAATCATCACAGGAAATAAAACAATTGAAGAAACCGCTGACGAGCTTTTAGAATTTATCATAAAAGTTGCAAGCGGTGAAGTCAAAGTAAAAGCTAAAATTTTAAATCAAAATGATTTTATCCCTTGGAAAAGAGGCGTTTCTTTATAA